In Plutella xylostella chromosome 3, ilPluXylo3.1, whole genome shotgun sequence, the following proteins share a genomic window:
- the LOC119693442 gene encoding uncharacterized protein LOC119693442, with protein sequence MKKSSTDVKVKKTLVRHCEQKIREPLQPRVVRDLEIKPNSSGTIKSSVAQKENELSEPTLCSSVALANYLNDVKRSLPRPLSAEDHYIDKAKATAKMTKKLNFQFNDRIYNNLIELNANIEESRTKKDKRSSRTSVKRDIEPNIEDFFEHKIEKDSAPEVILIKPKFKPLRKVEEGSLHALVASFEDL encoded by the exons ATGAAAAAATCGTCAACTGAtgttaaagtgaaaaaaacTCTTGTAAGGCATTGCGAACAAAAAATCAGGGAGCCTCTGCAACCCAGAGTCGTACGAGATTTAGAAATAAAACCAAATAGTTCTGGGACAATAAAATCTTCAGTTGCACAGAAAGAGAATGAATTAAGCGAGCCAACATTGTGTTCGAGCGTCGCTTTAGCGAACTACTTGAATGATGTGAAAAGATCCCTGCCACGTCCACTTTCTGCTGAAGACCATTACATAGATAAAGCTAAGGCCACAGCTAAA ATGACCAAAAAACTTAACTTCCAATTTAATGACAGAATTTACAACAATCTCATTGAACTAAATGCAAACATAGAAGAATCAAGGACAAAGAAGGACAAAAGAAGTTCCCGGACTTCTGTGAAGCGAGACATTGAACCAAACATAGAAGACTTTTTTGAACATAAAATAGAAAAAGATTCTGCCCCTGaagttatattaataaaaccaAAGTTCAAACCTCTGCGGAAGGTTGAAGAGGGTTCACTGCATGCATTAGTAGCCTCTTTTGAAGATTTATGA